One Pochonia chlamydosporia 170 chromosome 5, whole genome shotgun sequence DNA segment encodes these proteins:
- a CDS encoding succinate dehydrogenase cytochrome b subunit (similar to Metarhizium acridum CQMa 102 XP_007813657.1), with protein MIAQRVGVTALRRGPAGLFAQLPRAAALQTRPVTTSKISQEDGHQILVNQRLQRPVSPNLGIYKIEQTWLGHSAWTRITGCTLSGAAYLYFTAYLGAPLLGWHLETASLVSSFAALPFAVKGGIKFMLGFPFAYHFINGLRHLWFDLGKGFAKPSIKKGEMALWTSSILGGLFLAFGL; from the exons ATGATTGCCCAACGTGTTGGCGTGACTGCTTTGCGCAGAG GTCCGGCCGGGCTATTCGCCCAACTGCCCAGAGCAGCTGCCCTTCAAACCCG ACCGGTGACGACATCCAAAATCTCCCAAGAAGACGGCCACCAGATCCTCGTCAACCAGCGCCTGCAGCGCCCCGTCTCCCCCAACCTGGGCATCTACAAGATCGAACAGACCTGGCTCGGCCACTCGGCGTGGACGCGCATCACGGGCTGCACCCTCTCCGGCGCAGCGTACCTCTACTTCACGGCGTATCTGGGCGCGCCGCTTCTGGGGTGGCACCTCGAGACGGCGAGTCTTGTGTCGAGCTTTGCGGCCCTGCCGTTTGCTGTTAAGGGCGGGATCAAGTTCATGCTGGGGTTCCCGTTTGCGTACCACTTCATCAATGGGTTGAGACACTTGTGGTTTGATTTGGGCAAGGGGTTTGCGAAGCCGAGTATTAAGAAGGGTGAGATGGCGCTCTGGACGTCGAGTATTTTGGGGGGattgttcttggctttcgGTTTGTAA